The following proteins come from a genomic window of Candidatus Thiodiazotropha sp. CDECU1:
- a CDS encoding CBS domain-containing protein: MACKLSKILTESVASLDSDTDIQTTAAYMAERELGSLVVTENSEVVGLFTERDLLKRVVGAGRDANALKLGEVCTRNLISASYDSSCTYAIKLMRRHRCRRLLVYRNDNLQGVINMADVAHALADHSSAKNLLVNFVGGITLVVVLAVIGMLISHIPDMMQLADRTLK, from the coding sequence ATGGCGTGTAAGCTCAGCAAAATCCTTACCGAATCTGTCGCTTCCCTCGACAGCGATACCGATATACAAACCACGGCGGCCTATATGGCGGAGCGGGAACTCGGCTCGCTGGTGGTCACTGAGAACAGTGAAGTGGTCGGGCTTTTCACGGAACGGGATCTATTGAAGCGTGTTGTTGGTGCAGGCAGAGACGCAAATGCACTAAAACTAGGCGAAGTCTGTACCCGCAACCTGATCTCCGCCTCCTATGATAGCTCCTGTACCTATGCCATTAAGCTGATGCGTCGTCACCGCTGCCGTCGCCTCCTCGTCTACCGCAATGACAATCTCCAGGGTGTGATCAACATGGCAGACGTGGCCCATGCCCTGGCCGATCACAGCTCAGCCAAAAATCTGCTGGTCAACTTCGTCGGCGGCATCACCCTGGTTGTCGTGTTGGCGGTGATCGGCATGCTGATTTCTCATATCCCGGATATGATGCAGCTTGCGGACCGCACCCTTAAATAG
- a CDS encoding metallophosphoesterase: protein MINKKILKAMSGCLLLLVSSQSISGDGRFDDQERESKERDSFSFAMIGDVPYGVAPYTDYPQFDNLVAEINKRKRLKWVIHTGDIKSGGSNCSDELFFDRLDRYNAINKPFIYTPGDNEWTDCHRVNAGEYQPLERLARLREIFFANPGMTIGGKPMSVESQAFIPGFEEFPENVRWSKSDVIFAAIHVVGSNNGLKAFDAASSAKRSDADDLEAARRIEAAVHWINDTFDKAMEEDAPGMLIMMQANPKLEVGYALPSGTDLTNARLGFNEILSALEQRTLAFGKPVVLAHGDSHYFRVDKPGLVENGFISNFTRVENFGSSRVHWVKITVNPNSKHVFKAQPMIIEANR, encoded by the coding sequence GTGATAAACAAGAAAATATTAAAAGCCATGTCCGGTTGTCTGCTGTTGCTGGTCTCTTCCCAATCGATTAGTGGTGATGGTAGATTCGATGACCAGGAGCGTGAATCAAAGGAACGAGACAGTTTCTCTTTTGCCATGATTGGAGACGTACCCTATGGCGTTGCTCCCTATACTGACTATCCGCAATTCGATAATCTCGTTGCTGAGATAAACAAAAGAAAAAGATTGAAGTGGGTCATCCACACAGGTGACATCAAGAGTGGTGGATCCAACTGTTCCGATGAGCTGTTTTTCGACCGTCTCGATCGCTATAACGCAATCAATAAACCCTTTATCTATACCCCTGGCGATAATGAGTGGACCGATTGTCATCGGGTCAATGCCGGTGAGTACCAACCCCTGGAACGCCTCGCCAGGCTGCGCGAGATCTTCTTCGCCAATCCCGGGATGACCATTGGCGGAAAACCCATGTCAGTTGAGAGCCAGGCATTTATCCCCGGTTTCGAGGAGTTTCCGGAGAATGTTCGCTGGAGCAAGAGCGACGTCATATTTGCGGCCATTCATGTGGTTGGCAGTAATAACGGTCTGAAGGCATTCGATGCTGCATCATCAGCGAAAAGGAGTGATGCGGATGATCTGGAAGCGGCGCGGCGTATCGAAGCAGCCGTCCATTGGATCAACGACACCTTTGACAAGGCCATGGAAGAGGATGCACCCGGCATGCTGATCATGATGCAGGCCAATCCCAAGCTTGAGGTCGGTTATGCCCTGCCCAGCGGCACGGATCTAACCAATGCCAGACTCGGTTTCAACGAAATCCTGAGTGCCCTTGAGCAGCGTACCCTGGCGTTCGGAAAACCTGTCGTCCTGGCCCATGGCGACTCCCATTATTTCAGAGTCGATAAACCCGGCCTGGTGGAGAATGGCTTTATCTCCAACTTCACCCGTGTCGAGAACTTCGGCTCGAGCCGAGTGCACTGGGTGAAGATCACAGTGAATCCCAACTCGAAACACGTCTTCAAGGCGCAGCCGATGATCATTGAAGCTAACAGGTAA